AGTACTGCGTAACCGTGTTGAATTTCTAGAGCCATAAAATCTTGAACTCCTAATTTTTTACTGTAAATCATTGGaccgaaataaaatataagaccACTTTCGACTTCTGGTATGATCTCCAAacctataaaaaaagaaaaaaacatatgtAGAGAgcaaaacaatttatattttatatcacaaACACATATGTAGAGAGCAcaacaatttataatttatatcaatgtACGATTGACTGTATTTTCAGTAAATTTTTACCTAAGTGCGAGTCATCACAGGCTTGACCAGGTGGCGGCATTATAGCCCAGCCATCACCATGGAAACCTATACCTAATAATTCACATCGTGGCCCCTCCAATCCTGGAGGACATTCGCATCTATCAGTTAATGGTGTACCGCCGTTTAAACAAACAATAGGTTCAGCGACATGACAAGTACACTGAGGTTCAATGATAGCTCTGACACCAACGAAGGAACTGGTGTTCGTATAAACCGGAGAAGGAACGTTACTGGCATTTAAGAAACTTCGACaagaattattacaattaacttTTTCGTAAAGACACTCGTCAATATTCACCATCAATATATCTGCCTTCATCGCACGCTCAATATTCGTAGAGTGTTGCGACATGATAGTGTTTAACTTTTCGGGAGCATAATAAGGACTACCATGTGCTGAAAATCTAACATCTAAGAAAGTCTTGTTGTGATAAGGAGAATGAAGAACGGTGAAAACATCAACATTGTCTATCGATGTATTTAACATGTAGGCTATCTTTTCTTGAAAGATATCCTTTTTACTGACACCATTTTGATCCGGTTCAATGAATTCTTCTGCGGTTATACCAGAGAAACGTACAGATCCAGACCTAATCACTGCTTCTTCGGGAATCTCTTTTACCGTAACATTAACATAAGCATACACTTGATGACGAGGTATTCTAGGAAACGTCTCTTCCGTAACGACGAACTTCATGTAAAAGGTATCGTTCGAGGTACCAGAGAGCAGAGTTATCATACCAGTATGTTCATCTAATTCAAAGCCTTCATGTGTCGGAGATGCCCAAGCAAAATGTTTATCAGGTAAATCCCAATCGTCAGAATCTTTAACGTAAACTCGTCCGATTTTTGTGTCAGGCGCGTCACCTTTATAAATGTAAACGAATATCGAACTCGAACCCTCTTCCATACGATTGTCATTCTCATCGCCGATAATGACCGTCAAAGTAGAAGTTCCAGTCATCGGTGGTTTTCCATTATCCATTATAGCTATTGGAATGTTATAACTTTTCCGTTCCTCACGATCGAAAGTAACCAGAGCATGAAGGTCATTGTtacgaatattaaaattggttaaaatttctttgtcTGCGGTCTCATCGATCCAAAACTTAAATGGTGGTCCATTGTCATCGGAATCTCTGTCCCGAGCTTTCAAATCGGTTATTCTATCGGGTGGTTTATTTTCACCCCAGACTACGTGTGTCATGTCGAGATAGGGGGCGTTGTCATTTATGTCGATTAAAGTTATGTTTACGGTAGCTAATTCTCGTAGAGCCGTTGGTGAATCATCCTCATCACGTGCCATCACCATCACCTGaacaaatgagaaagaaaagggggaatatgatgaaatatgaaaaagagaatgaaatagactcactaatgaaatttatatatcgttaGAAATTTACCGTCCATACGGGATAACCAAAAGGTGGGTCTCGATCGAGTGGTTTTTTCAAAGTAATACATCCAGATTTATTGATACTTAGCAGGGGCTTTTGATCGTCCTTTAGAATGAAATAAGCTATGTGTTGATCGGCGTTTCTATCCTTTATATCTGGATCATAGGCGACTACGGTCGTAATACAACctggaaataaatataagaattaataaacaaatattaatgaacGAGTAAAATTCGTACTCACCATCAACCAACTTCTCCTCCTCAATCGTTGGATTGGTCTCGAAATCTTCGAAAACTGGTGGATTGTCGTTCACGTTTTCAATGAAGATTTTAACGTTCGCGGTATCATTGTAAACGCCATCGAACGCTCTCACGGTTAGATTATATTCCGTGATTTTTTCGTAATCCAATGGATTGTTAACACGAATCTTTCCGGTAGTACTTTCAATGTAAAAGCTATAATTGGTGTTACCCTGGATGATACTGTACGTAACGGGACTGGCAGTATCGGCATCCAAAGCTTTTACCTCGATCACTACGGAATTTATATTAGCGTTTTCTAAAATAGCATTGGCAGTGTAAACGGCTTGCGTAAAATGTGGTgcattgtcgtttttatcagCGATCTCGATACGAAACAACTGCTGCACTTTATTGTGTTCTCCGGTGTTGTATAAGGCGCTAGGTGAATTGTCAGTTGCGGTAATCCAAACGCTATAAGTACTTTGAGTCTCCCTATCAAAAGTCGTTCGAGTCGTTATATTCCCGGTATATTTGTCGATCGCGAATAGGTCTTTGAAATCGTTTAGTTCGTAGGTGACCTAaacaaaaaagggaaataaataataagagaatGACAATGTATGAAGAAGGTACGAAATTACGTGTAAAAATAGATATTCTGTGGATGTAGTTTTGTCTGTGAAGATAAACAATATGTACCTTATTATGAGCCGAAGTACCATCGGCATCGATGGCTCGTACTTGCATAACGGGAACTCCTGCTGGTTCGTTTTCAAGAACACTACCCTTTGTGAGCTCTCGAAAGGCCGGTACATTGTCATTCACATCGAGAACCTCTATGTCTATCACCGTTTCGGCGGCCAAGTCGTAATTGTTCCACGCTCGAACTATCAACGAGTATACCTTGTTACTTTCATAGTCTAGATGCTTCGTTAATTTTATGTCCGCTGTGTTCTTTGTGGACTCGAGActgaaagagacagatagaaatagagataaagcGTAAATGTCTATCATGATCATTGTCGTAATCGTGAGAAACGACGTTGGTATACAACACATTAAGAAGGATAATGTCGCTCATTTCTTACCGAAACGTGCTATCCTTGTTGGTTTGTTCCGTTTTACCAGGAACAAGGACGAACTGAAGATCTGGATTGTCGTCGATGTTTGAGACAGCTTGGAGCCGTACAATGCTAGCACCAAAATCACTGAAATTTTCCAAGAGCTTGATCGGCTCCACCGGTCTTGGTAGAAAAACAGGCGCCTTTTTGTGCGACTCGACTACACGAATATCTAAACTGATAATACTAGATTTTGGATTTTCACCTTGATCTTCTGCGGTAGCTGTCATCGAAAACGTGTAATCTGGGTTTTTCTAGAAAATGCATTATTACTTTAGTTAATATGAgtaagtaaagaaaaggaatttatTTTAGCATTAGTTTTGGtgaagaaattttcttcttttacaataTATCACCGTATCCATAGTTTTGCCAATATGCTTACGTCTATAGTTTTATTGAGATATATAACGCCAGTGTTGCGATCGATCCTGAAGTAAACACCGTCGTCAGGTTTACTCGGTGAGAGGCTATAACGAACGACGGAATTGTTACCATCATCGATGTCGGTCGCAGAGACTCTCATGACCTCGCGATTCAACGGTAGATCTTGTGGCACCGATTCCTTGTACGCCTGCGATAAggttaaaagaatatatatgatatcgtTCGGAGTATTAGAAGTTAACAAAGAAATACGAGTCGCATGCGAATCATAAATGAATCATGCGCGTATAAGTTCATTGTCATTgcaagataaaagaaaaaaaagacacagAAGACGTCCACAGACGATAAAATTAGACAACTTCGATACGAGCTTCGAAAAAGATGCTTTTACGAGGAtaggaaaaatttctttctttctttcattttaacatgcgattaaattattcctattttcctCGTCAA
The genomic region above belongs to Vespa crabro chromosome 2, iyVesCrab1.2, whole genome shotgun sequence and contains:
- the LOC124432956 gene encoding DE-cadherin isoform X1 — its product is MSKTKRKTYNTASRSFGTWARPWHLLPVILLFCGALADATRLRHSRHLDVRSLFLSEEEELVVQQQGKNHNHKPMFTNCSMYAAVVKEEEPAGTVVIQVHAEDQDPPDEGGTITYALVTAHNERLKFEINNTTGLIRTTQILDRDEPAREKEVYLTVLATDNGMPQLDDGCTFKVTIEDVNDNHPVFDKVVYRGYVWKAYKESVPQDLPLNREVMRVSATDIDDGNNSVVRYSLSPSKPDDGVYFRIDRNTGVIYLNKTIDKNPDYTFSMTATAEDQGENPKSSIISLDIRVVESHKKAPVFLPRPVEPIKLLENFSDFGASIVRLQAVSNIDDNPDLQFVLVPGKTEQTNKDSTFRLESTKNTADIKLTKHLDYESNKVYSLIVRAWNNYDLAAETVIDIEVLDVNDNVPAFRELTKGSVLENEPAGVPVMQVRAIDADGTSAHNKVTYELNDFKDLFAIDKYTGNITTRTTFDRETQSTYSVWITATDNSPSALYNTGEHNKVQQLFRIEIADKNDNAPHFTQAVYTANAILENANINSVVIEVKALDADTASPVTYSIIQGNTNYSFYIESTTGKIRVNNPLDYEKITEYNLTVRAFDGVYNDTANVKIFIENVNDNPPVFEDFETNPTIEEEKLVDGCITTVVAYDPDIKDRNADQHIAYFILKDDQKPLLSINKSGCITLKKPLDRDPPFGYPVWTVMVMARDEDDSPTALRELATVNITLIDINDNAPYLDMTHVVWGENKPPDRITDLKARDRDSDDNGPPFKFWIDETADKEILTNFNIRNNDLHALVTFDREERKSYNIPIAIMDNGKPPMTGTSTLTVIIGDENDNRMEEGSSSIFVYIYKGDAPDTKIGRVYVKDSDDWDLPDKHFAWASPTHEGFELDEHTGMITLLSGTSNDTFYMKFVVTEETFPRIPRHQVYAYVNVTVKEIPEEAVIRSGSVRFSGITAEEFIEPDQNGVSKKDIFQEKIAYMLNTSIDNVDVFTVLHSPYHNKTFLDVRFSAHGSPYYAPEKLNTIMSQHSTNIERAMKADILMVNIDECLYEKVNCNNSCRSFLNASNVPSPVYTNTSSFVGVRAIIEPQCTCHVAEPIVCLNGGTPLTDRCECPPGLEGPRCELLGIGFHGDGWAIMPPPGQACDDSHLGLEIIPEVESGLIFYFGPMIYSKKLGVQDFMALEIQHGYAVLYVDYGTGTIRLNQKQIKLTDGKSHRIDVYWTKTSIEMKVDNCGISACMSLTAPEGSNEFLNVNSPMQVGGTLTNLAYLAKNLGWHHKPTEKGFVGCIRNMTINGNTYNLGMPALSRNIDPGCDHGMAKAVSFGIDTNFLVAILVCVAILLILLLAVVVRRRKTDDLYKDMDDIRDNIINYEDEGGGEVDTGYDLNVLRAIYDAPPIESKIAPVGLQGRAPDEVPDICGFLDGKKESCDKDPDTNPFDDVRHYAYEGEGNSDGSLSSLASCTDDGDLNFNYLSNFGPRFRKLADMYGEESSDEESDGVGERESESWC
- the LOC124432956 gene encoding DE-cadherin isoform X2 — encoded protein: MSKTKRKTYNTASRSFGTWARPWHLLPVILLFCGALADATRLRHSRHLDVRSLFLSEEEELVVQQQGKNHNHKPMFTNCSMYAAVVKEEEPAGTVVIQVHAEDQDPPDEGGTITYALVTAHNERLKFEINNTTGLIRTTQILDRDEPAREKEVYLTVLATDNGMPQLDDGCTFKVTIEDVNDNHPVFDKVAYKESVPQDLPLNREVMRVSATDIDDGNNSVVRYSLSPSKPDDGVYFRIDRNTGVIYLNKTIDKNPDYTFSMTATAEDQGENPKSSIISLDIRVVESHKKAPVFLPRPVEPIKLLENFSDFGASIVRLQAVSNIDDNPDLQFVLVPGKTEQTNKDSTFRLESTKNTADIKLTKHLDYESNKVYSLIVRAWNNYDLAAETVIDIEVLDVNDNVPAFRELTKGSVLENEPAGVPVMQVRAIDADGTSAHNKVTYELNDFKDLFAIDKYTGNITTRTTFDRETQSTYSVWITATDNSPSALYNTGEHNKVQQLFRIEIADKNDNAPHFTQAVYTANAILENANINSVVIEVKALDADTASPVTYSIIQGNTNYSFYIESTTGKIRVNNPLDYEKITEYNLTVRAFDGVYNDTANVKIFIENVNDNPPVFEDFETNPTIEEEKLVDGCITTVVAYDPDIKDRNADQHIAYFILKDDQKPLLSINKSGCITLKKPLDRDPPFGYPVWTVMVMARDEDDSPTALRELATVNITLIDINDNAPYLDMTHVVWGENKPPDRITDLKARDRDSDDNGPPFKFWIDETADKEILTNFNIRNNDLHALVTFDREERKSYNIPIAIMDNGKPPMTGTSTLTVIIGDENDNRMEEGSSSIFVYIYKGDAPDTKIGRVYVKDSDDWDLPDKHFAWASPTHEGFELDEHTGMITLLSGTSNDTFYMKFVVTEETFPRIPRHQVYAYVNVTVKEIPEEAVIRSGSVRFSGITAEEFIEPDQNGVSKKDIFQEKIAYMLNTSIDNVDVFTVLHSPYHNKTFLDVRFSAHGSPYYAPEKLNTIMSQHSTNIERAMKADILMVNIDECLYEKVNCNNSCRSFLNASNVPSPVYTNTSSFVGVRAIIEPQCTCHVAEPIVCLNGGTPLTDRCECPPGLEGPRCELLGIGFHGDGWAIMPPPGQACDDSHLGLEIIPEVESGLIFYFGPMIYSKKLGVQDFMALEIQHGYAVLYVDYGTGTIRLNQKQIKLTDGKSHRIDVYWTKTSIEMKVDNCGISACMSLTAPEGSNEFLNVNSPMQVGGTLTNLAYLAKNLGWHHKPTEKGFVGCIRNMTINGNTYNLGMPALSRNIDPGCDHGMAKAVSFGIDTNFLVAILVCVAILLILLLAVVVRRRKTDDLYKDMDDIRDNIINYEDEGGGEVDTGYDLNVLRAIYDAPPIESKIAPVGLQGRAPDEVPDICGFLDGKKESCDKDPDTNPFDDVRHYAYEGEGNSDGSLSSLASCTDDGDLNFNYLSNFGPRFRKLADMYGEESSDEESDGVGERESESWC